Proteins from a genomic interval of Spiroplasma diminutum CUAS-1:
- a CDS encoding sigma-70 family RNA polymerase sigma factor, which translates to MALNLKKFETMEEFKDYLWNYLDKNDNEIAQEEIQEVIFKKFQDLDEDEISLLFDELAKREVVFTDELIEEEDEEEDEELDDEDADELEGEFAKRDKERKDLKKANENNAPIKYRVGGISNETKIQDIIKSYFNQIGSSKILTKDEEVEYAKMLEDSDPEIAKEGRDKLITSNLKLVISVARKHLNRGLDFADLIEEGNIGLMKAVDKFDYKKGFKFSTYATWWIRQAITRAIADQARTIRIPVHMVETINKLTRIERQLTQELGREPTSKEIAATFGKGITPQKVIEIKKLSIEPVSLEKPFGDEDDTHFGDFVEDKDISSPDEYAEKEALREVIDEVFCDILAPREEKVVRMRFGILPTKLRTLVRLAEECDDDSYEELKQEIADLDIHYDTSIERIQKYKSAIIHSHLSKYDSPKTLEEVGKELKVTRERIRQIEAKTIRKFKPSASNPKAKALRDFFKG; encoded by the coding sequence ATGGCATTAAATTTAAAAAAATTTGAAACAATGGAAGAGTTCAAAGATTACCTTTGAAATTACTTAGATAAAAATGATAACGAAATAGCTCAAGAAGAAATTCAAGAAGTTATATTTAAAAAATTTCAAGATTTAGATGAAGATGAAATTAGTTTATTATTTGATGAACTTGCTAAAAGAGAAGTTGTATTTACAGATGAACTAATTGAAGAAGAAGATGAAGAAGAAGACGAAGAACTTGACGATGAAGATGCAGATGAACTTGAAGGTGAATTTGCAAAAAGAGATAAAGAAAGAAAGGATTTAAAAAAGGCTAATGAAAATAATGCACCAATTAAATACAGAGTTGGTGGAATTAGTAATGAAACAAAAATTCAAGATATTATTAAATCATACTTTAATCAAATTGGGTCATCAAAAATTCTAACAAAAGATGAAGAAGTAGAATATGCAAAAATGTTGGAAGACAGTGATCCTGAAATTGCAAAAGAAGGAAGAGATAAATTAATTACTTCTAACTTAAAACTTGTAATTTCAGTTGCAAGAAAACATTTAAATAGAGGACTTGACTTTGCAGATCTTATTGAAGAAGGAAACATTGGTTTAATGAAAGCTGTTGATAAGTTTGATTATAAAAAAGGATTTAAATTCTCAACTTATGCAACATGATGAATTCGTCAAGCAATAACAAGAGCTATTGCGGACCAAGCTAGAACAATTCGTATTCCAGTTCACATGGTTGAAACAATTAATAAATTAACAAGAATTGAAAGACAATTAACTCAAGAGTTAGGAAGAGAACCTACTTCAAAAGAAATTGCAGCAACTTTTGGAAAAGGAATTACTCCTCAAAAAGTTATTGAAATTAAGAAATTATCAATCGAGCCAGTTAGTTTAGAAAAACCATTTGGAGATGAAGATGATACACACTTTGGTGATTTTGTTGAAGATAAAGATATATCATCACCAGATGAATATGCAGAAAAAGAAGCATTAAGAGAAGTAATTGATGAAGTCTTCTGTGATATTCTTGCTCCAAGAGAAGAAAAAGTTGTTAGAATGAGATTTGGTATTTTACCAACAAAATTAAGAACTTTAGTAAGACTTGCAGAAGAATGTGATGATGATAGTTATGAAGAATTAAAACAAGAAATTGCTGATTTAGATATTCACTATGATACATCAATTGAAAGAATTCAAAAATATAAAAGTGCAATAATTCATTCACATCTTTCAAAATATGATTCACCAAAAACTTTAGAAGAGGTTGGAAAAGAATTAAAAGTTACAAGAGAAAGAATTAGACAAATTGAAGCTAAAACAATTAGAAAATTCAAACCATCTGCATCAAATCCAAAAGCAAAAGCTTTAAGAGATTTCTTTAAAGGTTAA
- the dnaG gene encoding DNA primase, with amino-acid sequence MAISQQQIDSVIKKANIVEVIGKYIDLQKKGRNYVSICPFHDDSDPSMNISPDKNIFKCFVCGTGGNVITFVQEFNNITFFKALSLIANDLKIKIDGLKDFEDKPKYNSKESILFEINKVATNFFNGLLISSLSIKARNYLAERKISESEIEKFKIGFCPKKAKLYDYLIKLGFSKDNIFESGLVYKNGVEYNCAFENRLIFPITDEESNIIGFSGRVIDSNESPKYKNSIENIIFKKSQLAYNFDSAKKEARIKNEIIILEGFMDVISLESIDIKNTVAIMGTNMSEYHIKLFSRVAKKYKLFLDGDKAGVNAALKISQFLLEKNIDVTIIENETGKDPDELVKAGEKNLINQMIENTIHPANFASKYFSKDLDIKNSIKVSEFIDKVFSILKYESNEGIIGSIIMNLSEITKLEIQTIKNIFEKSKKDIKTNIIKSENTIIENNFIPDFDPNQEYINRMMNSFSEEDGSQFDLPENAFETIQKNKIEKKIIQQVSNKNSKHFAEAAIVWNILDNDSLIEELSKRINNIESLGVKRTLNFIIDQYKENKYVGHNWEQIANDIKQLDIKYCEYIFEIKNRHFASLQKALSKKGLDDCFDAIELYRIRDEIESFSKKINSTDDKELKNHFAEQIEELLKDRNKIYDKRRKQ; translated from the coding sequence TTGGCAATCTCACAACAACAAATTGATTCTGTTATAAAAAAAGCTAATATAGTTGAAGTGATTGGAAAGTATATTGATCTTCAAAAGAAGGGAAGAAACTACGTTTCTATTTGTCCTTTTCATGATGATTCAGATCCCTCAATGAATATTTCACCAGACAAAAATATATTTAAATGTTTTGTTTGTGGAACTGGTGGAAATGTTATTACTTTTGTACAAGAGTTTAATAATATTACATTTTTTAAAGCATTGTCTTTAATTGCAAATGACTTAAAAATTAAAATAGATGGTTTAAAAGATTTTGAAGATAAACCAAAATATAATTCAAAAGAAAGTATTCTTTTTGAAATAAATAAAGTTGCTACAAACTTTTTTAATGGTTTATTAATTTCTTCTTTATCAATTAAAGCAAGAAATTATTTAGCTGAAAGAAAAATAAGTGAATCAGAAATTGAAAAATTTAAAATAGGTTTTTGTCCAAAGAAAGCAAAACTTTATGATTATTTGATTAAATTGGGATTTTCAAAAGACAATATTTTTGAATCTGGATTAGTTTATAAAAATGGAGTTGAATATAACTGTGCTTTTGAAAATAGATTAATATTTCCAATAACTGATGAAGAATCAAATATAATTGGTTTTTCTGGAAGAGTAATTGATTCAAATGAAAGTCCAAAATATAAAAATAGTATTGAAAATATTATTTTTAAAAAATCACAGTTAGCTTATAACTTTGACAGTGCAAAAAAGGAAGCAAGAATAAAAAATGAAATAATTATTCTTGAAGGCTTTATGGATGTAATAAGTTTAGAATCAATAGATATTAAAAACACTGTTGCAATCATGGGAACTAATATGAGTGAATATCATATTAAATTATTTTCAAGAGTTGCTAAGAAATACAAATTATTCCTAGATGGAGATAAAGCAGGGGTAAATGCTGCATTAAAGATTTCTCAATTCTTACTTGAAAAAAATATTGATGTAACAATAATTGAAAATGAAACAGGAAAAGACCCAGATGAGCTTGTTAAAGCTGGAGAAAAAAATTTAATTAATCAAATGATTGAAAATACAATTCATCCAGCAAACTTTGCTTCTAAATATTTTTCAAAAGATTTAGATATAAAAAATTCAATAAAGGTTAGTGAATTTATTGATAAAGTATTTTCAATACTTAAATATGAAAGTAATGAAGGTATTATTGGTTCTATAATAATGAATCTATCTGAAATTACAAAATTAGAAATTCAAACTATTAAGAATATTTTTGAAAAATCAAAAAAAGATATCAAGACAAATATTATTAAAAGTGAAAATACAATTATAGAAAATAATTTCATTCCTGATTTTGATCCAAATCAAGAGTATATAAATAGAATGATGAATAGTTTTTCTGAAGAAGATGGATCTCAATTTGATTTACCAGAAAATGCTTTTGAAACTATTCAAAAAAATAAAATTGAGAAAAAAATTATACAACAAGTATCAAATAAAAATTCAAAACATTTTGCTGAAGCTGCAATTGTTTGAAATATTCTCGACAATGATTCTTTGATAGAAGAGTTATCAAAAAGAATTAACAACATTGAAAGTCTTGGTGTAAAAAGAACATTGAATTTTATAATTGATCAATATAAAGAAAATAAATATGTTGGTCACAATTGAGAACAAATTGCAAACGATATAAAACAATTAGATATAAAATATTGTGAATATATTTTTGAAATAAAAAATAGACACTTTGCTTCTTTACAAAAAGCACTTTCTAAAAAAGGTTTGGATGACTGTTTTGATGCAATTGAATTATATCGAATAAGAGATGAAATTGAGTCCTTTAGTAAAAAGATTAACTCAACAGATGATAAAGAATTAAAAAATCATTTTGCAGAACAAATTGAAGAATTATTAAAAGATAGAAATAAAATTTATGATAAGAGGAGAAAACAATAA
- a CDS encoding glycine--tRNA ligase, translated as MKVEIEKLISHLKTQGFVFQGSEIYGGLANSWDYGPLGAEVKNKLKKLWWDFFVRRNEYNVGLDSSIILNSKVWQASGHLGNFNDPLIDCKKCKSRFRADKLIEEKFTEMNVGGWTNQEIEEFIKEKSINCPKCDANDFTNIRQFTLMFKTNQGVVEDEASTVYLRPETAQGIFVQYKNSQRALRKKLPFGIGQIGKSFRNEITPGNFIFRTREFEQMELEFFFSPNDSNDWFEYWLEKVKFFLEKVVLIDQQNYSIREHDKEELAHYAKRTVDIEFDFPFGRGELWGIAHRSDFDLNQHQSHSGQDLTYLDPETNEKYLANVIEPSVGVERLLLAIFCQSYVEEQLENGERIVMKLPYKLAPYSVAIMPLQKQQKEKANELYKEILLDFDATFDETGNIGKRYRRQDAIGTPYCVTVDFDTENDNCVTVRNRDTMEQERIEIIKLKEYLLTKLI; from the coding sequence ATGAAAGTTGAAATTGAAAAATTAATTTCTCATTTGAAAACACAAGGTTTTGTTTTTCAAGGTTCAGAAATATATGGTGGACTTGCTAATTCATGAGATTATGGTCCATTGGGTGCTGAAGTTAAAAATAAATTAAAAAAATTATGATGAGACTTTTTTGTAAGAAGAAATGAATATAACGTAGGTCTTGATTCATCAATTATATTAAATTCAAAGGTATGACAAGCTTCAGGTCATTTAGGTAACTTTAATGATCCTTTAATTGATTGCAAAAAGTGTAAATCACGTTTTAGAGCAGATAAATTAATTGAAGAAAAATTTACTGAAATGAATGTTGGGGGATGAACTAATCAAGAAATTGAAGAGTTCATTAAAGAAAAATCAATAAATTGTCCAAAATGTGATGCTAACGATTTTACAAATATTAGACAATTCACATTAATGTTTAAAACAAATCAAGGTGTTGTAGAAGATGAAGCTTCAACAGTATACTTGAGACCAGAAACAGCTCAAGGAATTTTTGTACAATATAAAAATTCTCAAAGAGCATTAAGAAAAAAATTACCATTTGGAATTGGACAAATTGGTAAATCATTTAGAAATGAAATTACTCCAGGTAACTTCATTTTTAGAACAAGAGAATTTGAGCAAATGGAACTAGAATTTTTCTTTTCACCAAATGATTCAAATGATTGATTTGAATATTGATTGGAAAAAGTTAAGTTCTTTTTAGAGAAAGTAGTTCTTATTGATCAACAAAATTATTCAATAAGAGAGCATGATAAAGAAGAACTTGCTCATTATGCAAAAAGAACAGTAGATATAGAATTTGACTTCCCATTTGGAAGAGGAGAATTATGGGGTATTGCTCATAGAAGTGATTTTGATTTAAATCAACATCAAAGTCATTCTGGACAAGATTTAACTTATCTTGATCCAGAAACAAATGAGAAATATTTAGCTAATGTAATTGAACCAAGTGTTGGTGTTGAAAGATTGTTATTAGCAATTTTCTGTCAAAGTTACGTAGAAGAACAATTGGAAAATGGGGAAAGAATTGTAATGAAACTTCCTTATAAATTAGCTCCATATTCAGTTGCAATTATGCCTTTACAGAAACAACAAAAGGAAAAAGCAAATGAATTATATAAAGAAATTTTATTAGACTTTGATGCTACTTTTGATGAAACAGGAAATATTGGAAAGCGTTATAGAAGACAAGACGCAATTGGTACTCCATATTGTGTAACAGTAGATTTTGATACTGAAAATGATAATTGTGTAACTGTAAGAAACAGAGACACAATGGAACAAGAAAGAATTGAAATTATAAAACTTAAAGAATATTTATTAACAAAACTAATTTAA
- the recO gene encoding DNA repair protein RecO, with translation MAITKINAVVIDSTDYDDYAKIVKVFSKQFGKLSFIAQGVNKSTSKNKYSVQNFSLSDFEIFKSRREDKISKLKTGVLKKDYFKIAENYNNYVYSSIMFKILDQIEQISDKHYKIFKMLTFCLNNINNNKDPFINYLFFIATLIQESIQPLRTKTCVRCKKNTFPIVRFEYSENGFICARCLWPGEKIQPEGFIKTLSNINKKTIQYNVEQKYIYTDLIAIHNIIIDYYERTLGFYLGPINLLKGTVALNINEKQAEQYK, from the coding sequence ATGGCAATTACAAAAATAAATGCAGTTGTTATTGACTCAACTGATTATGATGATTATGCAAAAATTGTTAAAGTTTTTAGTAAACAATTTGGTAAATTATCATTTATTGCTCAAGGTGTTAATAAATCTACTTCAAAAAATAAATATTCAGTTCAAAATTTTAGTTTAAGTGATTTTGAAATCTTTAAATCTAGAAGAGAAGATAAAATAAGTAAATTAAAAACAGGTGTTTTAAAAAAAGATTATTTTAAAATTGCTGAGAATTATAATAATTATGTTTATAGTTCAATTATGTTCAAAATTTTAGATCAAATTGAACAAATTAGTGATAAACATTACAAAATCTTTAAAATGCTTACTTTTTGCTTAAATAATATAAATAATAATAAAGATCCATTTATTAACTATTTATTTTTTATAGCAACTTTAATTCAAGAGTCTATTCAACCATTGAGAACAAAAACATGTGTTAGATGTAAGAAAAACACATTTCCTATAGTTAGATTTGAATATAGTGAAAATGGTTTTATTTGTGCAAGGTGTTTATGACCTGGAGAAAAAATTCAACCAGAAGGGTTTATTAAAACTCTTTCCAATATAAATAAAAAAACAATTCAATATAATGTTGAGCAAAAGTATATTTATACTGATTTAATAGCAATTCATAATATTATTATTGATTATTATGAAAGGACTTTAGGATTTTATTTGGGACCAATAAATTTACTTAAAGGAACTGTTGCATTAAATATAAATGAAAAACAAGCAGAACAATATAAATAA
- the era gene encoding GTPase Era — translation MEKIRSGFISIIGRPNVGKSTLLNTLLQKKVSIVTSKAQTTRNRINGILTQPDAQYIFVDTPGVHKAQHELGRFMNKVALSSTKGVDVILFLAPSNEFIGENDQFILNALRERDVPVFLVITKSDLVSNEKLNEKLEEWKSQNFNFEQIITVSSTMGENLGFLLEEVKKALPETGIKFYPDDTFTDQPERFLIREIIREEILLQTDQEIPHSVAILIDKMEEKKDIIKVIASIICERQSQKGIIIGNKGSKIKSIGINSREKLEHLFGKKFYLELFVKTKEKWRQSASVIKQLGYDKDSY, via the coding sequence TTGGAAAAAATTAGATCAGGATTTATTAGTATTATTGGTAGACCAAATGTGGGGAAATCAACTTTATTAAATACCTTATTACAAAAAAAGGTATCAATTGTAACAAGTAAAGCACAAACAACAAGAAATAGAATTAATGGAATATTGACTCAACCTGATGCTCAATATATTTTTGTTGATACTCCAGGAGTTCATAAAGCACAACATGAATTAGGAAGATTTATGAATAAAGTAGCTCTTTCTTCTACAAAAGGTGTAGATGTTATTTTATTCTTAGCTCCAAGCAATGAATTTATTGGAGAGAACGATCAATTTATTTTGAATGCATTAAGAGAAAGAGATGTTCCAGTATTTTTAGTTATAACTAAAAGTGATCTTGTATCAAATGAAAAGTTAAATGAAAAATTAGAAGAATGAAAATCACAAAACTTTAACTTCGAACAAATTATTACAGTATCTTCAACAATGGGAGAGAATTTGGGGTTTCTTTTAGAAGAAGTTAAAAAAGCTTTACCAGAGACAGGTATCAAATTCTATCCTGATGACACTTTTACTGATCAACCAGAGCGTTTTTTAATTAGAGAAATTATTCGTGAAGAAATTTTACTTCAAACAGATCAAGAAATTCCTCATTCTGTTGCAATACTTATTGATAAAATGGAAGAAAAAAAAGATATTATTAAAGTTATTGCTTCAATAATTTGTGAAAGACAAAGTCAAAAAGGAATTATTATTGGAAATAAGGGAAGTAAAATTAAATCAATAGGAATAAACTCAAGAGAAAAACTTGAACATCTTTTTGGTAAAAAATTCTATTTAGAATTATTTGTAAAAACTAAGGAAAAATGGAGACAATCAGCTTCAGTTATAAAACAATTAGGTTACGATAAAGATAGCTATTAG
- the cdd gene encoding cytidine deaminase, which translates to MNLNKENVYIELKELRENAYTPYSNFRVSCVIYLKDGTKIKGVNVENAAYNPSICAERVALPQMIAQGYDKNDVELVALYTDSEGFGSPCGTCRQTLFELLFENQEVWVYNKNEFLGSFKVSDFLPLAFTNKNLNN; encoded by the coding sequence ATGAATTTAAATAAAGAAAATGTATATATTGAATTAAAAGAATTAAGAGAAAATGCTTATACACCATATTCTAATTTTAGAGTATCGTGTGTTATTTATTTAAAAGATGGAACTAAAATAAAGGGAGTAAATGTTGAAAATGCAGCATATAATCCTTCTATTTGTGCAGAAAGAGTTGCATTACCACAAATGATTGCACAAGGTTATGATAAGAATGATGTAGAATTAGTTGCATTATATACAGATTCTGAGGGTTTTGGTTCTCCATGTGGAACATGTAGACAAACTCTTTTTGAATTACTTTTTGAAAACCAAGAAGTTTGGGTTTATAATAAAAATGAATTCTTAGGTTCGTTTAAAGTAAGTGATTTTTTACCTCTTGCTTTTACTAATAAAAATTTAAACAATTAA
- a CDS encoding diacylglycerol kinase family protein codes for MARRNDIKKRTKVGTRVKNKFANAARGIFTAFREESTLIVYLIIVIFAIGLGIWVGLTPTQWSIVMLTIGVLTGFEFVNTSIENFVDLLSFEYNIQAKKIKDICAAASIINALLSVVIGFLIYLPALITTIENLFK; via the coding sequence ATGGCAAGAAGAAATGATATTAAAAAGAGAACAAAAGTAGGAACTAGAGTTAAAAATAAATTTGCAAATGCTGCTAGGGGTATTTTTACAGCTTTTAGAGAAGAGTCAACTTTAATTGTTTATCTTATTATTGTTATATTTGCAATTGGTCTTGGTATTTGAGTAGGATTAACTCCAACTCAGTGATCGATTGTTATGCTTACAATTGGAGTTTTAACTGGTTTTGAGTTTGTTAACACTTCAATTGAAAACTTTGTTGACTTATTGAGTTTTGAATATAATATTCAAGCTAAAAAAATTAAAGATATTTGTGCAGCTGCAAGTATTATTAATGCTTTATTATCTGTTGTTATTGGATTTTTAATTTATTTACCAGCATTAATAACAACAATAGAGAATCTATTCAAATAG
- the ybeY gene encoding rRNA maturation RNase YbeY — MKDLLEFNYQTDEDLIGYELLFNNLLKSTKEILKIDQILSLSVNYIDPLNSKELNNNYRGKDYVGDVISFPIDDDFGIYEQLGFKEIGDIFITFDEAQRKAQKYNHSIKEEMAWLFTHGLLHILGYDHETSEEDEKEMFELTNKILEKQNLEYIMPY; from the coding sequence ATGAAAGATTTATTAGAGTTTAATTATCAAACAGATGAAGATTTAATAGGTTATGAATTATTATTTAATAACCTATTAAAATCAACTAAAGAAATATTGAAAATAGATCAAATTTTAAGCTTATCAGTTAATTATATTGATCCTTTAAATTCAAAGGAACTTAACAATAATTACAGGGGAAAAGATTATGTTGGTGATGTAATTTCTTTCCCAATAGATGATGATTTTGGAATTTATGAGCAATTGGGTTTTAAAGAAATAGGTGATATTTTTATTACTTTCGATGAAGCTCAAAGAAAAGCTCAAAAATATAATCATTCAATAAAAGAGGAAATGGCTTGGTTATTCACTCATGGTTTATTGCATATTTTGGGCTATGATCACGAAACTAGTGAAGAAGATGAAAAAGAGATGTTTGAACTTACTAATAAAATATTAGAAAAGCAAAATTTAGAATATATAATGCCTTATTAA
- a CDS encoding ATP-binding cassette domain-containing protein yields MEYKFLTQKSENDCGIAVSTMLINYFHNKNFGIEEIKFNNSLNDEMLSLYDIEKILYKYKIEISSYLCSFEEFEQMQITDPIVLNVLNTNQLEHFIIVYKRRKDNYLIADPNNNDLIWINKDELKRAYQGYLAISKFIEKIDFKNKTIFNWFNFMKDFKLEIFFIFLISMITNILIIISNNFLKVYMENISLNHSNTIKLIFILFISVMIVQLSISYFLNKIIYKIKMKVTNKIYKTYKNNILKLEIEKFNSVNKEEWIKKLSHINVISEFINQTIISIPLEFVLFIMASIFLLIISPFILTIVIIQNLSCFILSLFIFYLLRESKLKREREMINFSSSYRELLDGFEEIKYKRIELEMKKKNFKFFKSSMNESKKIFFISNKSDIAFILINKIFFYLIFYISYFYINKNKFSLADLLFYTSISIYINSFFSNLTSYVLDLQEIIIADKSLKLLFENEDSTNDKLKIIKEVKSIEVNNLYKYVNDNCLLNNFSFNFDKNTFIYGKSGSGKTTLLKLLSSHFNNYEGDIFINGTSEFREADLNIYREKVFYLGQYDYLFSGTVWENMQQFKNSIDLKLLDKLQILEILERNKIDLNKQITDNGNNLSKGQRQIINFISLFFIDRDLLLIDEPLSNVDKHTAYFLFKAFMEYKSNSLVIMCDHDLAYLNFFEKRVEVI; encoded by the coding sequence TTGGAATATAAATTTTTAACTCAAAAAAGTGAAAATGATTGCGGAATAGCTGTATCCACTATGTTAATTAATTATTTTCATAATAAAAATTTTGGTATTGAAGAAATTAAGTTTAATAATAGTCTTAATGATGAAATGTTAAGTTTGTATGATATAGAAAAGATTTTATATAAATACAAAATTGAAATTAGTTCATATCTTTGTAGTTTTGAAGAATTTGAGCAAATGCAAATAACAGATCCTATAGTTCTTAATGTATTAAATACAAATCAACTTGAACATTTTATAATTGTTTATAAAAGAAGAAAAGATAATTATCTGATTGCAGATCCAAATAATAACGATTTAATATGAATTAATAAAGATGAATTAAAAAGGGCTTATCAAGGTTATTTGGCTATTTCAAAATTTATTGAAAAAATTGATTTCAAAAATAAAACCATCTTTAATTGATTTAATTTCATGAAAGATTTTAAACTTGAAATATTTTTTATTTTTTTAATATCTATGATTACAAATATTTTAATTATAATTAGTAATAATTTTTTAAAAGTATATATGGAAAATATAAGTTTAAATCACTCAAACACCATAAAATTAATTTTTATATTATTTATAAGTGTCATGATTGTTCAACTTTCTATATCTTATTTTTTAAATAAAATAATTTATAAAATAAAAATGAAAGTTACAAATAAAATTTATAAGACTTATAAAAATAATATTTTAAAATTGGAAATTGAAAAGTTTAATTCAGTAAATAAAGAAGAATGAATTAAAAAATTAAGTCACATAAATGTAATTTCAGAATTTATAAATCAAACTATAATCTCTATACCATTAGAGTTTGTTTTATTTATAATGGCTTCCATATTTTTACTAATAATTTCTCCATTTATTTTAACAATTGTAATTATACAAAATCTAAGTTGCTTTATATTATCTTTATTTATTTTCTATTTACTTAGGGAATCAAAATTAAAAAGAGAAAGGGAAATGATAAATTTTTCTTCAAGTTACAGAGAATTACTAGACGGTTTTGAAGAAATTAAATATAAGAGAATTGAGTTAGAGATGAAGAAGAAAAATTTTAAATTTTTTAAATCATCAATGAACGAATCTAAAAAAATATTTTTTATTAGTAATAAATCTGATATTGCTTTTATATTAATTAACAAAATATTTTTTTATCTTATATTTTATATTTCATATTTTTATATTAATAAGAATAAATTTTCATTAGCTGATTTATTATTTTATACATCCATTAGTATCTATATAAATAGCTTTTTTTCAAATTTAACAAGTTATGTTTTAGATTTGCAAGAAATAATAATTGCAGATAAAAGTTTAAAATTATTATTTGAAAATGAAGATAGTACTAATGATAAATTAAAAATTATTAAAGAAGTTAAAAGTATAGAAGTAAATAATTTATATAAGTATGTAAATGATAATTGTTTGTTAAATAATTTCTCATTTAATTTTGATAAAAATACTTTCATTTATGGAAAGAGCGGAAGTGGAAAAACTACATTATTAAAATTATTGTCCTCTCATTTTAATAATTATGAAGGAGATATTTTTATTAATGGAACTTCTGAATTTAGAGAAGCTGATTTGAATATATATAGAGAAAAAGTATTTTATCTTGGTCAATATGATTATTTATTTTCAGGAACAGTATGAGAAAATATGCAACAATTTAAAAACTCAATAGATCTAAAATTACTTGATAAACTTCAAATATTAGAAATTTTGGAAAGAAACAAAATAGATTTAAATAAGCAAATTACTGATAATGGAAATAATTTGAGTAAAGGACAGAGACAAATAATAAATTTTATAAGTTTATTTTTTATTGATAGAGATTTGCTTCTTATTGATGAACCTTTAAGTAATGTTGATAAACATACAGCATATTTTTTATTTAAGGCTTTTATGGAATACAAAAGTAATAGTTTAGTAATCATGTGTGATCATGATTTAGCTTATTTAAATTTTTTTGAAAAAAGAGTGGAGGTAATTTAA